The following are encoded in a window of Paenibacillaceae bacterium GAS479 genomic DNA:
- a CDS encoding Glycosyl transferases group 1 gives MKILLIFSTPSGGMETLNRIRARALTASGLQCHLLYTNGGGGLQNISGITVLVSQSFDHITGLIRRENYDAIIVCSYVILLEHIRQSGYRGRLIFEVQGLGTPEMAQTFLHDFGTVLRRCADGLLYPVTKHLEELMQNAFPDMPHFCFDDPLDTDSFGYSRFPIVPQQILGWIGRIEKNKNWREFLAIAEWLRPVFPQMELWMFVDADLCEPQEKLNFDRWLRTSPLARRLTVRSNVPHSQMADYLSIIGDSGGLLLSTSVREGFGYAVAEAMLCRCPVLSTNSGGVTRFIIPDKTGKFYSIGNIEEAAKGACQLMQDVYYREQIRIRGEQHIRDHFSTAVYMGHFHSMLKQIMQIVPKSV, from the coding sequence ATGAAGATTCTGCTCATCTTTTCAACGCCCAGCGGCGGGATGGAGACGCTCAATCGAATCCGCGCTCGCGCACTAACGGCGAGCGGCTTGCAATGCCATTTGCTGTACACCAATGGAGGCGGAGGGCTGCAAAATATATCTGGCATCACCGTTCTTGTGTCGCAGAGTTTCGACCATATTACCGGGCTGATCCGCCGCGAAAACTATGATGCCATCATCGTCTGCTCCTATGTCATTCTGCTTGAACACATCCGGCAAAGCGGCTACCGTGGACGCTTAATTTTCGAGGTACAGGGACTAGGCACGCCGGAAATGGCGCAGACTTTTCTCCATGATTTCGGCACTGTGCTGCGCCGCTGTGCAGATGGATTGCTTTATCCCGTGACGAAGCATCTGGAAGAGCTGATGCAGAACGCTTTTCCCGACATGCCGCATTTCTGCTTTGACGATCCCCTAGACACAGATAGCTTCGGTTATTCCCGCTTCCCAATCGTTCCCCAGCAGATTCTCGGCTGGATTGGACGAATCGAGAAGAATAAAAACTGGCGCGAATTTCTGGCGATTGCCGAGTGGCTGAGACCGGTATTTCCGCAAATGGAGCTGTGGATGTTCGTGGATGCCGATTTGTGCGAGCCGCAGGAGAAGCTTAATTTCGATCGCTGGCTACGAACCTCTCCTCTCGCTAGGCGGTTGACGGTCCGTTCCAACGTCCCTCATTCGCAGATGGCCGACTATCTCAGCATTATCGGAGACTCAGGCGGCTTGCTGCTGTCCACTTCGGTCCGGGAAGGTTTTGGTTATGCGGTGGCGGAGGCGATGTTATGCCGCTGCCCAGTGTTGTCCACGAATTCAGGGGGCGTGACGCGCTTCATCATTCCCGATAAGACGGGCAAGTTCTATTCGATCGGTAACATCGAAGAGGCTGCGAAGGGCGCCTGTCAGCTCATGCAGGATGTGTATTATCGCGAGCAAATCCGTATACGCGGAGAGCAGCACATCCGGGACCATTTCTCGACTGCGGTGTATATGGGGCACTTCCATTCGATGTTGAAACAGATCATGCAGATTGTTCCTAAGTCGGTTTGA
- a CDS encoding haloacid dehalogenase superfamily, subfamily IA, variant 3 with third motif having DD or ED/haloacid dehalogenase superfamily, subfamily IA, variant 1 with third motif having Dx(3-4)D or Dx(3-4)E: protein MKAFLFDMDGVIIDSEPLHFDVDIETVAGLGAVIDQHGLEPYVGMTNPEMWKALREQFGFKPSVAEIIELQMNRKLAVLGASAYEPIDGIRELIDTLKEQGIPMAVASSSPRVFIEAVLNKFGLLEEFGCIVSGEEVPQGKPAPDVYLEAARQLGAVPDTCVVLEDSRNGLRAAKAAGMRAIGFRNPNSGDQDLSEADWIVERISEIRLGEL from the coding sequence GTGAAAGCTTTTCTGTTTGATATGGACGGAGTCATCATCGACAGCGAGCCGCTGCACTTCGATGTAGACATCGAGACAGTCGCCGGACTAGGCGCAGTCATTGACCAGCATGGATTGGAGCCGTATGTCGGTATGACCAATCCTGAGATGTGGAAGGCGCTGCGGGAGCAATTCGGCTTCAAACCTTCTGTTGCAGAGATTATCGAGCTGCAAATGAATCGCAAGCTCGCGGTGCTTGGAGCGAGCGCGTATGAGCCTATCGACGGCATTCGCGAACTCATAGATACCCTTAAGGAGCAAGGCATTCCGATGGCCGTTGCCTCCTCCTCTCCTCGCGTGTTTATCGAGGCGGTTCTGAACAAATTCGGCCTGCTGGAAGAGTTCGGCTGTATCGTCAGCGGTGAGGAAGTACCTCAGGGCAAACCGGCTCCAGACGTATACCTGGAGGCTGCTCGCCAGCTTGGCGCTGTTCCTGATACATGCGTCGTGCTGGAGGATTCGCGCAATGGATTGCGTGCCGCCAAGGCCGCCGGAATGCGGGCCATCGGCTTCCGTAATCCCAATTCAGGGGATCAAGACTTGTCGGAGGCAGATTGGATCGTCGAGCGAATCAGTGAGATTCGCCTCGGTGAGCTGTAA
- a CDS encoding AraC family transcriptional regulator, translated as MDRARKMNAALDYIESNLTSEISYAEAAARAGCPAYHFQRMFSYLAGFPLSDYIRRRKLTLAAADLQVDGSKVIDISLKYGYESPEAFTRAFGQLHGLAPAEARKPGARLIACPRLTFQFEPLGGINMNYRLDMSSLTCLQLKLICTGRRIAMSCGFRSSAGHKEYASLETSDARPIITSGSPFERVFGV; from the coding sequence ATGGATAGGGCTAGAAAAATGAATGCTGCACTAGATTATATAGAAAGCAACTTGACCAGCGAAATTTCGTACGCTGAAGCGGCGGCAAGAGCAGGCTGTCCCGCCTACCACTTTCAGCGGATGTTTTCTTACTTGGCTGGATTTCCGCTGTCGGACTATATTCGCAGGCGTAAGCTTACATTGGCGGCAGCGGACTTGCAAGTCGATGGAAGCAAGGTGATCGACATTTCTTTGAAATACGGCTATGAATCGCCGGAAGCTTTTACCCGAGCTTTCGGCCAGCTACATGGACTAGCGCCTGCTGAAGCCCGGAAGCCTGGCGCAAGGCTCATTGCATGTCCTCGCTTGACCTTTCAATTCGAGCCTCTGGGAGGAATAAATATGAACTACCGCTTGGATATGAGCTCGCTGACTTGCCTGCAATTGAAGCTTATTTGCACCGGGAGGAGAATCGCAATGAGCTGTGGATTCCGGTCATCAGCCGGGCATAAGGAATATGCGTCCCTTGAAACTAGCGATGCTAGACCGATCATTACGTCAGGTTCCCCCTTTGAAAGAGTCTTCGGAGTATAA
- a CDS encoding transcriptional regulator, BadM/Rrf2 family, which produces MKQISSRFSVAVHMLTLIAVSPQACTGDFLAGSVNTNPVIIRKLLGMLKKAGLIEVRAGVGGSTLLRSAAEVTLLDVYRAVESAATEGLFSFHEHPNPACPVGRGIESALQAEMRAAQAALEDRLAAVTIADMSGKITAADKECWDGANG; this is translated from the coding sequence ATGAAGCAGATCAGCAGCCGTTTTTCTGTTGCTGTTCATATGTTGACGCTGATTGCGGTCTCTCCGCAAGCCTGTACAGGGGATTTTCTCGCTGGGAGCGTCAACACCAATCCGGTCATCATTCGCAAGTTGCTTGGAATGCTGAAAAAGGCCGGTCTAATAGAAGTGAGAGCCGGAGTCGGTGGATCTACGCTGCTCCGAAGTGCTGCGGAAGTGACGTTGCTGGACGTCTATCGCGCTGTGGAGTCGGCTGCTACGGAAGGGCTGTTCAGCTTCCATGAACATCCGAATCCAGCCTGTCCGGTAGGCAGAGGGATCGAGTCCGCTCTGCAAGCGGAGATGCGAGCCGCTCAAGCAGCTCTGGAGGACCGGCTTGCGGCGGTTACGATCGCGGACATGTCCGGCAAGATCACTGCCGCTGACAAGGAGTGCTGGGACGGAGCCAATGGCTGA